One segment of Campylobacter hominis ATCC BAA-381 DNA contains the following:
- a CDS encoding molybdopterin guanine dinucleotide-containing S/N-oxide reductase, which translates to MTNLSRRNALKNLGAIMALPLFMQTKLFSSENAKKGFKLITDGEVITGAHWGMLKLTIKNGKIVKSEPYEKISKIKNPFLELTGDLVYAKDRIKYPYVRKSYLQNPDDPKPELRGRDEWVRVSYEDAINLIAKELKKTRKKYGAEGVFAGSYGWKSSGNVQNSRILLHRFMNMTGGFVGVLGDYSTGASQFIMPHVMGTLEVYEQQTSWPVVLENSKVVVIWGANPIVTLRISWTVNDDLGLKYFEDLKKSGKKIIFIDPVKNETCQFLDAEWIAPNPNTDVAMMLGMMYELYNSKKYDKEFLENYCVGFDKFLPYLLGKNDETPKTPEWAEKISGVSAKTIKELAHTIFDNRTMIMSGWGMQRAHHGEQPHWALATLCAMTGQIGLPGGGFGLSYHYSGGGVPTAKGGVVGGITTGSTNSGGAEWLEVASKYSFPLARISDALLNPGKTIDHNGQKIAYPKKIDFIYWVGGNPIVHHQDTNKFLKAWQLPRTIVVNEIYWTPTARLADIVMPATTSYERDDISMVGDYSNIAIVPMKQAVKPIGESRNDFEIFRDLAEKFGVKDKFDEGKSELEWIESFYEGAYKQVLSMNLIELNGVDMKPFKEFWQENKPVKFLSTMESESYIRHGDFREDPILNPLGTPSGLIEIYSETIEKMHYDDCKAHPMWFEPIEWLGMKNKPAEFHLVSSHPTDRLHSQLNNTSLREHLAIANREPVWINEDDAKAKGIKNGDLVRVFNARGQILAGAFVTKNIKKGVLKLSEGAWYDPLNSSEENTLCKNGSANVLTIDIPTSKLANGNIAHTALANIEKYSGEAPDLTIFKHPDPKA; encoded by the coding sequence ATGACTAATTTATCAAGAAGAAATGCGCTTAAAAATTTAGGCGCCATAATGGCTTTACCACTTTTTATGCAAACCAAGCTTTTCAGTAGTGAAAATGCAAAAAAAGGTTTTAAACTTATAACCGACGGTGAAGTTATAACAGGTGCGCACTGGGGAATGCTGAAACTCACAATAAAAAATGGCAAAATCGTAAAATCTGAGCCGTATGAGAAAATTTCAAAAATTAAAAATCCGTTTTTAGAATTAACAGGCGATTTGGTATATGCAAAAGATCGCATAAAATATCCATATGTAAGAAAAAGCTATTTACAAAATCCGGATGATCCGAAGCCTGAATTAAGAGGACGCGATGAATGGGTAAGAGTAAGTTATGAAGATGCTATTAATTTAATTGCAAAAGAGCTTAAAAAAACACGTAAAAAATACGGTGCAGAGGGCGTATTCGCCGGAAGTTACGGTTGGAAAAGCAGCGGAAACGTACAAAATTCAAGAATTTTACTTCATAGATTCATGAATATGACAGGCGGTTTTGTCGGCGTTTTAGGTGATTATTCTACCGGAGCGTCACAATTTATAATGCCACATGTTATGGGCACACTTGAAGTTTACGAACAACAAACATCTTGGCCGGTAGTTTTGGAAAATTCAAAAGTAGTTGTAATTTGGGGAGCGAATCCTATTGTAACTTTAAGAATTTCATGGACGGTTAATGATGATTTAGGTTTAAAATATTTTGAAGATCTCAAAAAATCAGGCAAAAAAATTATTTTTATAGATCCGGTCAAAAATGAAACTTGTCAATTTTTAGATGCTGAGTGGATAGCGCCAAATCCAAATACCGATGTCGCAATGATGCTTGGTATGATGTATGAACTTTATAATTCAAAAAAATACGATAAAGAATTTTTGGAAAATTATTGCGTAGGATTCGATAAATTTTTGCCATACCTTCTTGGCAAAAATGACGAAACACCTAAAACTCCTGAATGGGCGGAAAAAATTAGCGGCGTAAGCGCGAAAACAATAAAAGAACTTGCTCATACAATTTTTGATAACCGCACAATGATAATGAGCGGTTGGGGAATGCAAAGAGCTCATCATGGCGAACAACCGCATTGGGCTTTAGCAACACTTTGTGCAATGACAGGACAAATAGGATTACCTGGTGGTGGTTTTGGGCTTAGTTATCACTATTCAGGCGGCGGTGTTCCTACTGCAAAAGGCGGTGTAGTAGGCGGAATAACTACAGGAAGCACAAACAGCGGCGGCGCCGAGTGGCTTGAAGTAGCTTCAAAATATTCATTTCCACTTGCCAGAATAAGCGATGCGCTACTAAATCCTGGCAAAACAATTGATCATAACGGTCAAAAAATTGCATATCCGAAAAAAATAGATTTTATTTATTGGGTTGGCGGAAATCCTATTGTTCACCATCAAGATACAAATAAATTTTTAAAAGCTTGGCAACTTCCTCGAACAATCGTAGTAAATGAAATTTATTGGACACCGACAGCAAGATTAGCGGATATAGTAATGCCTGCAACAACAAGTTATGAAAGAGATGATATTTCTATGGTCGGAGATTATTCAAATATAGCCATAGTACCTATGAAACAAGCTGTAAAACCTATCGGCGAAAGCAGAAATGATTTTGAAATTTTTAGAGATTTAGCTGAAAAATTTGGTGTAAAAGATAAATTTGATGAAGGAAAAAGCGAATTAGAGTGGATTGAAAGCTTTTATGAGGGTGCTTACAAACAAGTTTTAAGTATGAATTTAATTGAATTAAACGGCGTAGATATGAAACCGTTTAAGGAATTTTGGCAAGAAAATAAACCTGTTAAATTTTTAAGTACAATGGAAAGCGAATCATATATTCGCCATGGAGATTTCAGGGAAGATCCTATACTAAATCCGCTTGGAACACCATCAGGTTTAATTGAAATTTATTCGGAAACAATAGAAAAAATGCATTATGATGATTGTAAAGCCCATCCTATGTGGTTCGAACCAATTGAATGGCTTGGAATGAAAAATAAACCGGCTGAATTTCATCTGGTATCTTCACATCCTACAGATAGACTTCATTCTCAATTAAACAATACTTCACTTCGCGAACATTTAGCAATAGCAAATCGCGAACCTGTATGGATAAATGAAGATGATGCAAAAGCAAAAGGCATAAAAAATGGTGATTTAGTTAGAGTTTTTAATGCCAGAGGTCAAATTTTAGCAGGAGCTTTTGTTACAAAAAATATTAAAAAAGGTGTTTTAAAGCTTAGCGAGGGTGCGTGGTATGATCCTTTAAATTCTAGCGAAGAAAATACACTTTGCAAAAACGGTTCGGCAAATGTCCTTACAATTGACATTCCAACTTCAAAACTTGCAAACGGAAATATCGCTCACACAGCACTTGCAAATATAGAAAAATACAGCGGTGAAGCTCCGGATTTGACAATTTTCAAACATCCTGATCCAAAAGCTTAA
- the imm40 gene encoding Imm40 family immunity protein, which translates to MNERNNFILIEELFFKNLNEIAYNYENVIKKIKVLELKGFVILGGDVIKYDGDTVKYTYDNWYFNPDEYSYDILKYSAQKAIDYIEKYNEIDKDCFYSLCVEKL; encoded by the coding sequence ATGAATGAAAGAAATAATTTTATTTTAATAGAGGAGTTGTTTTTTAAAAATTTAAACGAAATAGCCTATAATTATGAAAATGTTATAAAAAAAATTAAAGTTTTAGAATTAAAAGGGTTTGTAATTTTAGGTGGAGATGTAATAAAGTACGATGGAGATACAGTCAAATATACATATGATAATTGGTATTTTAATCCAGATGAATATTCATATGACATATTAAAATATTCAGCACAAAAAGCTATTGACTATATAGAAAAATATAATGAAATAGATAAAGATTGCTTTTATTCTTTATGTGTAGAAAAGCTATGA
- a CDS encoding adenylate kinase, with product MKNKLSGFSYVFLGIIFIVEAVWSFCGGKIYIKYTGWIEPSIQMSITSMAIGIIFICIGIFYNSKHSDFMRCKKCHKVYNYVDVKDKDKICPKCSGELQDYKEFEKEEQEKKNKEFKRIDKIERELIEEYKKSKK from the coding sequence ATGAAGAATAAATTGAGTGGTTTTTCTTATGTTTTTTTAGGAATTATTTTTATTGTAGAAGCCGTTTGGTCTTTTTGCGGTGGAAAAATTTATATAAAATATACTGGTTGGATAGAACCATCCATACAAATGTCTATAACCTCTATGGCTATAGGAATTATTTTTATATGTATAGGAATTTTTTATAACTCAAAACATTCAGATTTTATGCGTTGCAAAAAATGCCATAAAGTTTATAATTATGTTGATGTAAAAGATAAAGATAAAATTTGCCCAAAATGCAGTGGAGAGTTACAAGATTACAAAGAATTTGAAAAAGAAGAACAAGAAAAGAAAAACAAAGAATTTAAAAGAATTGATAAAATAGAAAGAGAATTGATTGAAGAATATAAAAAGAGTAAAAAATGA
- a CDS encoding adenylate kinase, which translates to MQYFIHVKYSMQITIFILFIELLLSVFTGKYYFRGWVNVDFKSILLLFFIFAILVVYYFVKIKDIPEFFRCKKCHKVYNYVDVKDKDKICPKCGGELQDYKEFEKEEQEKKNKEFKRIDKIERELIEKYKKSKK; encoded by the coding sequence ATGCAATATTTTATCCATGTAAAATATTCTATGCAAATTACTATTTTTATCCTCTTTATAGAACTTTTATTGTCTGTTTTTACTGGTAAATATTATTTTCGTGGATGGGTAAATGTAGATTTTAAAAGTATTTTACTTTTATTTTTTATTTTTGCTATTTTAGTAGTTTATTATTTTGTAAAAATAAAAGACATCCCTGAATTTTTCCGTTGCAAAAAATGCCATAAAGTTTATAATTATGTTGATGTAAAAGATAAAGATAAAATTTGCCCAAAATGCGGTGGAGAGTTACAAGATTACAAAGAATTTGAAAAAGAAGAACAAGAAAAGAAAAACAAAGAATTTAAAAGAATTGATAAAATAGAAAGAGAATTGATTGAAAAATACAAAAAGAGTAAAAAATGA
- a CDS encoding DUF637 domain-containing protein, which produces MKFILNLLLFISLFFNNILLASSSAIQSGIYGTNFKDSLLSNISSSTGNYLFKKAGDIGLITNSKDGSLTKTALHSLVGGSINAIQGESFLDGAIISGINELLTPLSSNLNKDEQILTSQLTGILTGALINSEAGAKQGYNLTTNAEMYNRQLHKDEIEFIKEKAQEFAIENGISKDEAISRLSSQALRQTDNLWSLMLGNEDIKAKEFLSNTNLTFKNGNKLFTADRLDYKNNRLYFDTAMNNIDFYNAYIHPNISSLPFETAKNNTLNLVYNADKIPSYLYGWAKKQTPSTLLHLGKELVKNIFIDGTSGTQNLIRNMSNNDLAKLEKVYGYEGVSDDIALISGLDTINLVGLTGFTKDIAKNSTNKISHKINKSIDGSINGIADNFSKIPPRDVVDVGKVIKNKTNKIDNKINHIFNKKRA; this is translated from the coding sequence ATGAAATTTATCTTAAATTTATTACTATTTATAAGTCTATTTTTTAACAATATATTATTAGCATCAAGCTCAGCCATACAAAGTGGAATTTATGGAACAAATTTTAAAGATAGCCTACTATCAAATATAAGTTCTAGCACAGGAAACTATCTATTTAAAAAAGCAGGAGATATAGGACTTATAACAAACAGTAAAGATGGAAGTTTAACTAAAACTGCACTTCATTCATTAGTAGGTGGAAGCATAAATGCTATTCAAGGAGAAAGCTTTTTAGATGGAGCTATTATTTCAGGTATAAATGAATTATTAACTCCATTAAGTAGTAATCTTAATAAAGATGAACAAATTCTAACTTCACAACTGACAGGAATTCTAACAGGAGCTTTAATAAACTCTGAAGCTGGAGCAAAGCAAGGATATAATCTTACAACAAATGCTGAAATGTATAATAGGCAATTGCATAAAGATGAGATAGAGTTTATAAAAGAAAAAGCTCAAGAATTTGCAATAGAAAATGGTATATCAAAAGATGAAGCGATATCAAGATTATCATCACAAGCACTTAGGCAAACCGATAACTTATGGTCTTTAATGCTTGGAAATGAAGATATAAAAGCAAAAGAGTTTTTATCAAACACAAATTTAACTTTTAAAAACGGAAATAAATTATTTACAGCAGATAGATTGGATTATAAAAACAATAGATTATATTTTGATACAGCTATGAATAATATTGATTTTTACAACGCATATATTCATCCAAATATAAGTTCACTTCCATTTGAGACAGCAAAAAACAATACTTTAAATTTGGTATATAATGCAGATAAAATACCAAGCTATCTATATGGTTGGGCTAAAAAACAAACTCCATCTACTTTACTACACTTAGGAAAAGAGCTAGTAAAAAATATCTTTATAGATGGAACAAGTGGAACACAAAACTTAATAAGAAATATGTCAAATAATGATTTAGCCAAACTAGAAAAAGTATATGGTTATGAAGGTGTAAGTGATGACATAGCTTTGATATCTGGACTTGATACAATTAATCTTGTAGGCTTAACTGGTTTTACAAAAGATATTGCTAAAAATAGCACTAACAAAATATCACATAAAATAAATAAATCAATAGATGGAAGCATAAATGGTATAGCTGATAACTTCTCTAAAATTCCGCCAAGGGATGTGGTGGATGTGGGGAAAGTGATTAAAAATAAAACAAATAAAATAGATAACAAAATAAACCACATATTTAACAAAAAAAGAGCATAA
- a CDS encoding DUF6984 family protein, giving the protein MKNNIKKINASEKLLVEILLENLKAPYLNIKYKFSDFIQKWPDKSGSFDFYYSPKKDRLDNVVGNIAEIHFYDEDEILCEATLSAYKDESLLSDVDILKLSEKPLIRFPKNRADFFS; this is encoded by the coding sequence TTGAAAAATAATATTAAAAAAATTAATGCATCTGAAAAATTATTAGTGGAAATTTTATTAGAAAATTTAAAGGCACCATATTTAAATATTAAATATAAATTTAGTGATTTTATACAAAAATGGCCTGATAAAAGTGGAAGTTTTGATTTTTATTATTCACCAAAAAAAGATAGGCTTGATAATGTTGTAGGAAATATAGCTGAAATTCATTTTTATGATGAAGATGAAATACTGTGCGAAGCAACTTTAAGTGCCTATAAGGATGAATCATTATTATCGGATGTTGATATTTTAAAATTATCGGAAAAACCGCTGATAAGATTTCCAAAAAACAGAGCTGATTTTTTTAGTTAA